The following are encoded together in the Microterricola viridarii genome:
- a CDS encoding MFS transporter, which translates to MTATERALSRKTIVGYALGSLGTGGFATLPGLVLVFYLTDTLGVTALLAGALVTVAKIWDVLIDPVIGARSDRALARHGSRRGFMRAGALLLPVFFVLTFAVPAGLEPAASGLWVLVAFVLTATAFSLFQVPYIALPAELADGYDQRTRLLTWRVVVLTAAILLFGAGGPMLRRLGGENEYLGYLIMAVVAGVVIGGGMLLASRVAPRGVGAPAAASGEHSGVGIREHYRAGLAVLRRSQPFRALLLTFMLQGLATGVMLAGANYVAVWVLHSEAALELLFVALIAPALFCAPLWGVIARRVGKERGFVLASVLFGVAALSLTAMLWAPGAWVYLPVALAGAGYAGMQSLPMAMLPDVISHDAAEHGDGQAGTFSGVWTAGETTGMALGATALTLMLAATGYIESVGATAVAQSDAAVMGIVLSFSALPAALIAVSLLSLRRYTLRKSDIDRKVLV; encoded by the coding sequence ATGACCGCAACGGAGCGTGCACTCTCTCGTAAGACAATCGTCGGCTATGCCCTGGGATCCCTCGGCACCGGCGGCTTCGCCACCTTGCCCGGGCTCGTCCTGGTGTTCTACCTGACCGACACCCTCGGCGTGACCGCCCTGCTGGCCGGGGCGCTGGTGACGGTGGCCAAGATCTGGGACGTGCTGATCGACCCGGTCATCGGTGCCCGGAGCGACCGGGCGCTGGCCCGCCACGGCTCCCGGCGCGGTTTCATGCGGGCTGGCGCCCTGCTGCTGCCCGTGTTCTTCGTGCTCACGTTCGCCGTGCCGGCCGGGCTGGAGCCCGCGGCATCCGGCCTCTGGGTGCTCGTCGCGTTCGTGCTCACGGCCACGGCGTTCAGCCTCTTCCAGGTGCCCTACATCGCGCTGCCGGCCGAGCTCGCCGACGGCTACGACCAGCGCACCCGGCTGCTCACCTGGCGGGTCGTGGTGCTGACCGCCGCGATTCTGCTGTTCGGCGCCGGCGGCCCGATGCTGCGCCGTCTGGGCGGCGAGAACGAGTACCTCGGCTACCTGATCATGGCCGTCGTCGCCGGCGTGGTGATCGGGGGCGGGATGCTGCTGGCCTCCCGCGTCGCGCCGCGGGGCGTCGGGGCGCCCGCGGCCGCTTCAGGCGAGCACTCCGGCGTCGGCATCCGCGAGCACTACAGGGCGGGGCTGGCCGTGCTGCGTCGCTCGCAGCCGTTCCGCGCCCTGCTGCTCACGTTCATGCTGCAGGGGCTCGCGACCGGCGTCATGCTGGCCGGCGCCAACTACGTCGCCGTCTGGGTGCTGCACTCGGAGGCCGCACTCGAACTGTTGTTCGTTGCGCTGATCGCCCCTGCGCTGTTCTGCGCACCGCTCTGGGGTGTGATCGCCCGGCGCGTGGGCAAGGAACGCGGCTTCGTGCTGGCCAGCGTGCTGTTCGGCGTGGCCGCGCTCTCGCTCACCGCGATGCTGTGGGCACCGGGGGCGTGGGTGTACCTGCCCGTCGCCCTTGCCGGCGCCGGCTATGCGGGCATGCAGTCGCTGCCGATGGCGATGCTGCCCGACGTCATCTCGCACGACGCCGCCGAGCACGGTGACGGCCAGGCCGGCACCTTCAGTGGCGTCTGGACGGCGGGCGAGACCACCGGCATGGCCCTCGGCGCCACCGCGCTGACCCTGATGCTCGCCGCCACCGGCTACATCGAGAGCGTCGGTGCGACGGCCGTCGCGCAGAGCGACGCCGCGGTGATGGGTATCGTGCTGAGCTTCAGCGCCCTGCCTGCCGCCCTCATCGCGGTCAGCCTGCTGAGCCTGCGGCGCTACACCCTCCGCAAATCCGACATCGACAGGAAGGTGCTCGTGTGA
- a CDS encoding succinic semialdehyde dehydrogenase, giving the protein MSASPLHPTFIAELDRDLVATSGTTRVVHAPFTGEPLHELPHSTPSDVADSFARARMAQLAWARAGFAHRRAVLLQAHDNLLERREMLLDVLQAETGKTRGQAFEELFQTLSVTRYNALAARPTLRGGRRRGGIPTVVATRVAYKPKGIAGVITPWNYPLSLAAMDVVPALAAGCGVVQKADDQGALSVLALRQAFIDAGVPRALWAVVAGDGAEIGGAVTDRADYICFTGSTATGRGVAEKAGRRLVGASLELGGKNPLIVLDDVDPEKAAADAAYACFSSMGQLCVSIERIYVERGVAEPFIAALAARVGSLVQGANYDFGSDVGSLTTPAQLLRVQEHVADAVAKGATVIAGGNARPELGPLFFEPTVLTGVTGEMACFAGETFGPVVSVTIVDSEEEAILAANASEYGLNASVFSGSTARGLRLARAIDAGSVNVNEGYRASFSSIDAPMGGVKQSGVGRRNGREGLLRFVEPVTISHATGLVQLPRTGAEFAALGGVMLVMAAVLKGIRRR; this is encoded by the coding sequence ATGTCTGCCTCTCCGCTGCACCCGACGTTCATCGCCGAACTCGACCGCGACCTGGTCGCCACCTCCGGCACCACCCGCGTCGTGCACGCGCCGTTCACCGGCGAGCCGCTGCACGAGCTGCCGCACAGCACCCCCTCCGACGTTGCTGATTCCTTCGCCCGGGCCCGGATGGCGCAACTCGCCTGGGCCAGGGCCGGTTTCGCGCACCGCCGCGCCGTGCTGCTGCAGGCCCACGACAACCTGCTGGAGCGCCGCGAGATGCTGCTCGACGTGCTGCAGGCCGAGACGGGCAAGACCCGCGGCCAGGCGTTCGAGGAGCTGTTCCAGACACTCAGCGTCACCCGCTACAACGCCCTCGCCGCACGGCCGACGTTGCGCGGAGGGCGCCGCCGCGGCGGCATCCCCACCGTCGTCGCCACCCGCGTCGCCTACAAGCCCAAGGGCATTGCCGGCGTCATCACGCCCTGGAACTACCCGCTCAGCCTCGCCGCCATGGACGTCGTGCCCGCCCTCGCCGCCGGCTGCGGCGTCGTGCAGAAGGCCGACGACCAGGGCGCCCTCAGCGTGCTCGCCCTCCGTCAGGCCTTCATCGACGCTGGAGTGCCGCGCGCGCTCTGGGCCGTCGTCGCCGGCGACGGCGCCGAGATCGGCGGCGCGGTCACCGACCGGGCCGACTACATCTGCTTCACCGGTTCCACGGCGACCGGCCGCGGGGTGGCCGAGAAGGCCGGCCGGCGCCTGGTCGGCGCCTCGCTCGAGCTGGGCGGCAAGAACCCGCTGATCGTGTTGGACGACGTCGACCCCGAGAAGGCGGCAGCGGATGCCGCATACGCTTGCTTCTCGTCGATGGGCCAGCTCTGTGTCTCGATCGAGCGGATCTACGTCGAGCGCGGCGTGGCCGAGCCCTTCATCGCCGCCCTCGCCGCCCGCGTCGGCAGCCTCGTGCAAGGCGCCAACTACGACTTCGGCAGCGACGTCGGCTCGCTCACCACGCCGGCCCAGCTACTGCGGGTGCAGGAGCATGTGGCGGATGCCGTGGCCAAGGGCGCAACGGTCATCGCCGGCGGCAACGCCCGCCCCGAGCTCGGCCCGCTGTTCTTCGAGCCGACCGTGCTCACCGGCGTGACCGGCGAGATGGCCTGCTTCGCGGGCGAGACGTTCGGCCCCGTCGTGTCGGTCACCATCGTGGACAGCGAGGAGGAGGCCATCTTGGCCGCCAACGCGAGCGAATACGGTCTGAACGCCTCGGTGTTCAGCGGCTCGACGGCGCGCGGGCTCCGCCTGGCGCGGGCGATCGACGCCGGAAGTGTCAACGTGAACGAGGGCTACCGGGCCAGCTTCAGCTCGATCGATGCCCCGATGGGCGGCGTCAAGCAGTCCGGCGTCGGGCGGCGCAACGGCCGTGAGGGCCTGCTGCGCTTCGTCGAGCCGGTCACCATCTCACACGCCACGGGCCTCGTGCAGCTGCCGCGCACCGGCGCCGAGTTCGCCGCGCTCGGCGGCGTGATGCTGGTGATGGCCGCCGTGCTGAAGGGCATCCGCCGCCGCTAG
- a CDS encoding pyridoxal phosphate-dependent decarboxylase family protein, with translation MSARFEQNPADVLARLGTLRQGDAPTHGGRVLSYVYDSGLAELDDLAASAIRAVQPVNALDPTTFTSVAVMEREVIGFAREVFHGDEQVVGTVTSGGTESCLLAVKTARELWRVDAARRARAGGVEPGTRVPRILAPSTVHAAFHKAADYFGLRLELVPVDPASGLPRAEDFAALLADADDVALVVLSAPAYPHGVIDPIREVSALAAAAGVSCHVDACFGGFVLPWWPGLDAAGWDLQLPGVTSLSADLHKYGYAPKGASVLLQRGRDRQRQQYFATTGWPGYPVVNSTLLGSKSAAALAAAWAITQSLGTSGFAELTASCARATAALTATINGIEGLRVVGKPTGPAIAVAVDDSVEPERRVDPHHWADQARAHGWQLQLQPGFTHSDGSRLPATAHLTVTPVTESRLPELTAALVAAADEVRGVPAVDVTPLLASLGGAFGGALPPELDADAAYGLLQAIGLAPDAGAAGTGSAALPERLAPFLALVEALPPAVAEPLLTELIARLVEPA, from the coding sequence GTGAGCGCGCGATTCGAACAGAACCCGGCAGACGTGCTGGCCCGGCTGGGCACGCTCCGGCAGGGCGACGCCCCGACCCACGGCGGCCGGGTGCTCTCTTACGTCTACGACTCCGGCCTGGCCGAGCTGGACGACCTCGCCGCGTCCGCGATCCGCGCCGTGCAGCCGGTGAACGCCCTGGACCCGACCACCTTCACCTCCGTCGCGGTGATGGAGCGCGAGGTCATCGGCTTCGCCCGCGAGGTGTTCCACGGCGACGAGCAGGTGGTGGGTACCGTCACGAGCGGAGGCACCGAGAGCTGCCTGCTGGCCGTCAAGACGGCACGCGAGCTGTGGCGGGTGGATGCCGCGCGCCGCGCGCGTGCGGGCGGGGTCGAGCCGGGCACACGCGTTCCCCGCATCCTCGCACCCAGCACCGTGCACGCCGCCTTCCACAAAGCGGCCGACTACTTCGGGCTGCGGCTCGAGCTGGTTCCGGTGGACCCGGCATCCGGCCTGCCCCGCGCCGAGGACTTCGCCGCGCTGTTGGCGGATGCCGACGATGTGGCGCTCGTCGTGCTGAGCGCACCCGCCTATCCGCACGGGGTCATTGACCCGATCAGGGAAGTGTCGGCCCTGGCGGCGGCGGCGGGCGTCAGCTGCCATGTGGATGCCTGCTTCGGCGGTTTCGTGCTGCCCTGGTGGCCGGGCCTGGACGCGGCCGGCTGGGACTTGCAGCTGCCCGGCGTCACCAGTCTCTCCGCCGACCTGCACAAGTACGGCTACGCGCCGAAGGGTGCCTCCGTGCTGCTGCAGCGCGGCCGCGACCGGCAGCGCCAGCAGTACTTCGCGACCACCGGCTGGCCCGGCTACCCGGTGGTGAACTCGACCCTGCTCGGCTCGAAGTCGGCGGCGGCGCTCGCCGCCGCGTGGGCGATCACGCAGAGCCTCGGCACGAGCGGCTTCGCCGAGCTGACCGCGAGCTGCGCGCGGGCGACGGCGGCCCTGACAGCCACGATCAACGGCATCGAGGGCCTCCGGGTTGTCGGGAAGCCCACCGGTCCGGCGATCGCTGTCGCCGTGGACGACTCCGTCGAGCCGGAGCGCCGCGTCGACCCGCACCACTGGGCCGATCAGGCGCGCGCACATGGCTGGCAGCTGCAGTTGCAGCCGGGCTTCACGCACAGCGACGGCAGCCGGCTGCCCGCCACGGCGCACCTGACGGTCACGCCGGTGACGGAATCCCGGCTGCCCGAGCTGACTGCCGCCCTCGTGGCGGCCGCGGACGAGGTGCGCGGCGTTCCCGCCGTCGACGTCACGCCGCTGCTCGCCTCGCTCGGCGGGGCGTTCGGCGGAGCGCTGCCCCCGGAACTCGACGCGGATGCCGCCTACGGGCTGCTGCAGGCGATCGGG